A stretch of the Bacillus sp. B-jedd genome encodes the following:
- a CDS encoding pyridoxine/pyridoxamine 5'-phosphate oxidase — protein MNKIRQVIRQSKTLIGPFPEFNIHEVPALPHDLFLQWCQTAIEHDVLDPHSMTLSTVDQNGYPDARVLILKDVDEGGWYFASSSKSEKGKQIEINPNVALTFYWSQVGRQIRIRGKAIEMEKDKSAKEFLKRGMIARALTLIEKQSTELRERGEVEKALEIEIKRLQHNPDLISSSWVLYRVAAREVEFWQADEERNHIRLKYTLDQNKWKRNLLWP, from the coding sequence ATGAACAAAATTAGGCAAGTCATAAGACAAAGCAAGACCCTGATAGGGCCTTTCCCTGAATTTAATATTCATGAGGTTCCAGCGTTGCCTCATGACCTATTTTTGCAATGGTGTCAAACAGCCATTGAGCACGATGTACTAGACCCTCACTCCATGACCCTTTCAACAGTTGATCAAAACGGATACCCGGACGCAAGGGTTCTGATACTTAAAGATGTCGATGAAGGTGGATGGTATTTTGCATCGAGTTCAAAAAGTGAAAAGGGAAAACAAATTGAAATCAATCCCAATGTAGCCTTAACCTTTTATTGGAGCCAAGTCGGAAGGCAAATAAGAATAAGAGGCAAAGCGATAGAAATGGAGAAAGACAAAAGTGCCAAGGAATTTTTGAAACGTGGAATGATTGCGCGTGCTTTAACTCTAATTGAAAAACAGAGCACAGAATTAAGGGAACGAGGTGAAGTTGAAAAAGCTTTAGAAATAGAAATAAAAAGATTGCAGCATAATCCGGATTTAATTTCTTCGTCCTGGGTTTTGTATAGGGTGGCTGCAAGAGAAGTTGAGTTTTGGCAGGCGGATGAAGAAAGAAATCATATTAGGCTAAAATATACCTTGGACCAAAATAAGTGGAAAAGAAATCTATTATGGCCCTAG
- a CDS encoding peptidase E → MRQIIAMGGGGFSMEPENLLLDKYILEQVKNGLPKVCFVPTASGDQTNYIERFYDAFNTLPCQPSHLSLFEPNFTDLEKYVLEHDVIYVGGGNTRNMLVLWKEWGLDKVLKKAYKNGVILAGLSAGSICWFEEGLTDPLNAPLYRLDALGILKGSYCPHYDGENKRKPSYHQLILAGEIKEGFGVDDGAALHFINETLTYSVSSRPKAKGYFVNCVDGKIVEKEVDTKYLGE, encoded by the coding sequence ATGAGACAGATCATTGCAATGGGTGGCGGCGGTTTTTCCATGGAACCGGAAAACCTCTTACTCGATAAGTACATTTTAGAGCAAGTTAAAAACGGTTTGCCAAAGGTTTGTTTTGTCCCAACGGCTAGTGGAGATCAGACAAATTATATAGAGAGGTTTTATGATGCGTTTAATACCCTTCCTTGCCAACCTTCTCATTTATCATTGTTTGAGCCGAACTTTACAGATTTAGAAAAATATGTTCTGGAGCATGATGTCATTTATGTCGGCGGAGGGAATACCAGAAATATGCTAGTTTTATGGAAAGAATGGGGATTGGATAAAGTTTTGAAAAAGGCCTATAAAAACGGAGTTATCCTTGCAGGCTTAAGTGCTGGTTCAATTTGTTGGTTTGAAGAAGGATTAACAGACCCATTGAATGCCCCTTTGTATAGGTTGGACGCTTTAGGAATCTTAAAGGGCAGCTACTGTCCTCATTATGATGGGGAGAATAAAAGAAAACCTTCATATCACCAATTAATTCTGGCAGGAGAAATAAAAGAAGGATTCGGAGTTGATGACGGGGCAGCTCTTCATTTTATAAATGAAACATTAACTTATTCAGTAAGTTCGAGGCCAAAAGCAAAGGGTTACTTTGTTAACTGTGTCGATGGGAAAATTGTTGAAAAAGAAGTGGACACAAAATACTTGGGGGAATAG
- the lepB gene encoding signal peptidase I: MEKELENLRKAMDASTHKGIRFTHIHKEKIRESLRHEAKETKTKPAIHYYFVAALAISLFILLFSQDLAGHLSSEYKSQPASDQTIQDKTTKPKIDIVEAGSNTFVIAYGGQNMDRGNYDFVSIDGERKAVLEKTTDVKRGDIIYFNYPEDDGLPLYNPDDYLARVVGLPGETVEIIDGQVFINGKKLVAFYAKAARVGLDMKSYFAKVNDQSNLKEEDFKVNMPPVKVPDSAVFVLSDDWIRGTGSHNFGPVEKSEIKGKVLGYLKD; this comes from the coding sequence ATGGAAAAAGAACTCGAGAATCTCAGGAAAGCAATGGATGCTTCCACTCATAAGGGAATCCGTTTCACCCATATCCATAAAGAGAAAATTAGGGAATCTCTGCGGCACGAAGCAAAAGAAACAAAAACAAAACCCGCTATCCATTATTACTTCGTTGCGGCCTTGGCTATATCCCTGTTTATCTTGCTTTTTTCACAAGATCTAGCGGGACATTTATCTTCAGAATATAAATCCCAACCAGCATCAGATCAAACCATTCAAGATAAGACAACAAAACCGAAAATAGACATCGTGGAAGCCGGCAGTAATACATTTGTTATTGCTTACGGCGGCCAAAACATGGACCGGGGAAACTATGATTTTGTTTCTATTGACGGGGAAAGAAAAGCAGTGTTGGAAAAGACAACTGACGTTAAGCGGGGAGATATCATTTATTTTAACTACCCTGAAGATGACGGGCTTCCGCTTTATAACCCTGATGACTATTTAGCAAGAGTCGTGGGTCTTCCAGGAGAAACGGTTGAAATCATTGACGGACAGGTGTTTATCAACGGTAAAAAGCTTGTCGCATTTTATGCTAAGGCAGCCAGAGTGGGATTGGACATGAAATCATATTTTGCCAAAGTAAACGATCAATCCAATCTTAAAGAGGAAGATTTTAAAGTAAATATGCCCCCTGTCAAAGTACCGGATTCGGCCGTTTTCGTGTTAAGTGATGATTGGATAAGGGGTACAGGAAGCCATAACTTCGGGCCAGTTGAAAAGTCAGAAATTAAAGGTAAAGTCCTAGGCTATTTAAAGGATTAA
- a CDS encoding sigma-70 family RNA polymerase sigma factor, with product MALKEDGCSKEKDAWFEGIMDQYGDRLTKLSYTYTKDWRLAEDIVQDVFITCYREYENLEKISSFKAWIFRITINKCKDFLRSSFFKRVFANSELIAQEKSSALSPEMLALKTSEEEFLSKSVLALPLKYREAILLYYYEELSIDEISELLKINKNTVKTRLARGRGKLKKLMERWS from the coding sequence ATGGCTCTTAAAGAAGATGGATGCTCAAAAGAAAAGGATGCTTGGTTTGAGGGGATTATGGACCAATATGGTGACCGCTTAACAAAGCTTTCTTATACCTACACAAAGGATTGGCGTTTGGCCGAGGACATAGTTCAGGATGTCTTCATTACTTGTTACAGAGAGTACGAAAACCTCGAAAAAATTTCTTCTTTTAAAGCGTGGATATTCAGGATTACGATAAATAAGTGCAAAGACTTTTTGCGTAGTTCATTTTTCAAAAGGGTGTTTGCCAATTCGGAGCTGATTGCACAAGAGAAATCTTCCGCATTATCACCGGAAATGTTGGCATTGAAAACTAGTGAAGAAGAATTTCTATCCAAGTCTGTTTTAGCACTTCCGCTTAAATATCGCGAGGCTATCCTGCTCTACTATTATGAAGAATTATCAATTGATGAAATAAGCGAACTTTTAAAAATTAATAAAAACACAGTAAAAACGAGGCTGGCAAGGGGTCGGGGCAAATTAAAAAAGTTAATGGAAAGGTGGAGCTGA
- a CDS encoding AAA family ATPase — MKLVLIFGPQAVGKMTVGQDLAKITGLKLFHNHMTIDLVSHFFDYGTKEGKRLVNLFRQEIFEEVSKSNLPGMIFTYVWAFNLQSDWDYINQVTQLFESRGATVFFVELEADVEKRLERNKTPNRLEHKPTKRNIEWSENDLIKSMEEYRLNSLDGEIEMENYIRINNTNLSPKEVAELVKEKFNL, encoded by the coding sequence ATGAAATTAGTTTTAATATTTGGTCCTCAGGCAGTAGGGAAAATGACTGTTGGACAGGATTTAGCGAAAATAACAGGCTTGAAACTTTTCCATAACCATATGACGATTGACTTGGTCAGCCATTTTTTCGATTATGGGACAAAAGAAGGAAAAAGATTAGTAAATTTGTTTCGCCAGGAGATATTTGAAGAGGTATCAAAAAGTAATTTGCCTGGAATGATATTTACATATGTTTGGGCATTTAATCTACAATCTGATTGGGATTATATAAATCAAGTCACTCAACTTTTCGAGTCCAGAGGAGCCACAGTTTTCTTTGTGGAACTCGAGGCGGATGTGGAAAAAAGACTTGAACGCAATAAAACCCCTAATCGACTTGAACATAAGCCCACCAAGAGAAATATTGAATGGTCTGAAAATGACCTGATTAAGTCTATGGAGGAATATAGATTGAATTCACTTGATGGTGAAATAGAAATGGAAAATTACATACGAATAAACAATACAAATTTGAGCCCAAAGGAAGTTGCTGAACTAGTCAAAGAAAAATTTAATTTGTAG
- a CDS encoding GNAT family N-acetyltransferase gives MKDDHANKTILTERLILRLFHESDAPAVTRLCNNYNIYRNTLYLPYPYSEEDALIWIAAHLENFNADKSYEFAISLKATGELVGAIALTNIQRFRHGEIAYWVGEEYWGNGYATEAAQAIVQFAFDEKQYHRVFARYFSTNPASGRVLQKLGMEKEGVFKDHVIKEDRYEDLVYYGLINPAHG, from the coding sequence ATGAAAGACGATCATGCTAACAAAACAATTTTGACAGAAAGGCTAATCCTAAGGCTTTTCCATGAATCTGACGCCCCGGCTGTCACAAGGCTTTGCAACAATTACAATATTTACAGGAATACATTGTACCTTCCCTACCCATATTCTGAGGAAGATGCATTAATTTGGATTGCGGCTCATCTTGAGAATTTTAATGCGGATAAATCATATGAATTTGCCATTTCATTGAAAGCAACTGGGGAACTGGTAGGGGCAATCGCACTTACCAATATTCAAAGGTTCCGCCACGGGGAAATAGCTTACTGGGTCGGGGAAGAATACTGGGGAAACGGATATGCCACAGAAGCGGCGCAAGCAATTGTTCAATTTGCATTCGACGAAAAGCAATACCATAGAGTATTTGCCCGGTACTTCAGTACTAACCCGGCATCAGGAAGAGTTTTGCAAAAGCTCGGAATGGAAAAAGAAGGCGTGTTCAAAGACCATGTAATCAAGGAAGACCGGTATGAGGATTTGGTGTATTATGGGTTGATTAACCCAGCCCATGGATGA
- a CDS encoding DUF4878 domain-containing protein, whose product MSHYYEEVNEFDRDFKSLQKKASLTAEERSSILGQIHEKLDDTPRFRKSPFLAWKSITAYAGLALIVMLLIPGLFNGLLGGEGSHSGKALTAEQAVEQYYHLLNSKEFEAFYDLQSNNLKKTMAEQTGMTKEEFLKGWKSANDPPVKINKIEKVKVEGRSGTFVAGTVDIPLTTRGPAYSQVTTFKVVKENDEWKIDEVVSSERVN is encoded by the coding sequence GTGAGTCATTATTACGAAGAAGTGAATGAGTTTGATCGCGACTTTAAGTCTTTACAGAAAAAGGCCAGCCTTACAGCGGAGGAACGGTCCAGCATACTGGGACAAATCCACGAAAAGTTAGATGACACTCCTCGCTTTCGCAAAAGTCCTTTCCTGGCATGGAAGTCCATTACGGCTTACGCTGGTCTCGCACTGATCGTTATGCTGCTCATCCCCGGACTTTTCAATGGACTATTGGGCGGTGAAGGAAGCCATTCTGGTAAGGCTTTGACTGCAGAACAGGCAGTGGAACAATATTATCATCTATTGAACAGCAAAGAATTTGAAGCCTTTTATGATTTGCAAAGCAATAACCTGAAGAAAACGATGGCAGAGCAAACAGGCATGACAAAAGAAGAGTTTTTGAAAGGCTGGAAAAGTGCCAACGATCCTCCGGTCAAAATTAATAAGATCGAGAAAGTTAAAGTAGAGGGCAGAAGCGGCACCTTTGTTGCTGGAACAGTCGATATTCCCCTCACAACCCGCGGCCCTGCCTATTCGCAAGTCACCACCTTTAAAGTGGTCAAGGAAAATGATGAATGGAAAATTGATGAGGTGGTAAGCAGCGAAAGAGTTAATTAG
- a CDS encoding RNA polymerase sigma factor: MDGDYIKAQLNEWYQVYSNDLFHYIFFMVGEREQAKDILQDTFIRAYQKHDSFNGEHVKSWLFRIARNLTMDYFRKKKPISYYLDFIPAVKSTDHGPEQIAMLNETERLLYLALSRLKRDYRDVIILRKIKEFSIAESTEILGWSENRVKVNLFRGMKELKKELEKEGFTSESLLRRSE; this comes from the coding sequence TTGGACGGGGATTACATCAAGGCACAGCTAAACGAATGGTATCAAGTATATAGCAATGATCTTTTTCATTACATTTTTTTCATGGTCGGCGAGCGTGAACAGGCAAAGGATATTCTCCAGGACACTTTTATTCGGGCCTATCAGAAGCATGATTCGTTTAATGGGGAGCATGTGAAAAGCTGGCTTTTCCGGATTGCCCGCAATTTGACGATGGATTATTTCAGAAAGAAAAAACCGATTAGTTATTATCTCGACTTTATTCCCGCGGTGAAATCGACCGATCATGGTCCCGAACAAATAGCCATGTTAAATGAAACAGAAAGGCTCCTGTATCTTGCTTTGAGCAGGCTTAAACGTGATTACAGGGATGTTATTATTTTGCGAAAAATAAAGGAATTTTCTATCGCAGAGTCAACCGAAATCCTCGGCTGGAGCGAAAACAGAGTGAAGGTGAATTTGTTCAGGGGAATGAAAGAACTGAAAAAAGAGCTCGAAAAGGAGGGTTTTACGAGTGAGTCATTATTACGAAGAAGTGAATGA
- a CDS encoding membrane lipoprotein lipid attachment site-containing protein, with the protein MRKYFFITVLLVMLSGCGDEYVRFTGESENWKGEYTAYIGDARENGEYKFFYKEGNSDTVFKDFELNIKDGKSITREETRNERTITVKTNCKGCALTSKDDKIKVLIKWNGKKETFYLKSGNKK; encoded by the coding sequence ATGAGAAAATACTTCTTCATTACCGTTTTGTTAGTGATGTTGTCAGGATGCGGGGATGAATATGTTCGTTTTACAGGGGAAAGCGAGAATTGGAAAGGTGAATACACAGCATATATCGGAGATGCAAGAGAAAACGGGGAATACAAATTTTTTTATAAAGAAGGAAATAGCGACACTGTATTCAAGGATTTCGAACTCAATATTAAAGATGGAAAAAGTATAACAAGGGAAGAAACTCGTAATGAACGAACCATCACAGTCAAAACAAATTGCAAAGGTTGCGCGTTAACTTCCAAGGATGACAAAATTAAAGTGTTGATAAAATGGAATGGGAAGAAGGAAACGTTCTATTTAAAGAGCGGAAATAAGAAATAA
- a CDS encoding DUF2628 domain-containing protein, whose product MGHVGITKWDYSEVNDKYRLGVFIGESKKNKYLLKFGMRIYDDSCINLPRRAKLSWNWSALFGGVLWMGYRKMYIELAVLSTLFMLPNLIFSNISDTQDTLMTALYWLVLGLLANSLYFAKCKREITRIKKLNLSLYDELEVLKHKGGTSVAGIFISILILIIEIAIYAIAHLYLI is encoded by the coding sequence ATGGGACATGTCGGAATAACTAAATGGGATTACAGCGAAGTTAATGACAAATATAGGTTGGGGGTATTTATTGGGGAAAGTAAAAAAAATAAATATCTACTTAAATTTGGCATGAGGATTTATGATGATAGTTGCATAAACTTACCACGTCGAGCAAAACTATCGTGGAATTGGAGTGCACTCTTTGGTGGTGTACTTTGGATGGGATATAGAAAAATGTATATCGAGCTGGCAGTTCTTTCTACCCTATTTATGCTGCCAAACTTAATCTTTTCTAATATAAGTGATACTCAAGATACACTAATGACGGCTTTATATTGGCTTGTACTTGGACTACTAGCTAATTCATTATACTTTGCCAAGTGTAAAAGAGAGATAACAAGAATAAAGAAGTTAAATCTTTCTTTATATGACGAATTAGAGGTTCTAAAACATAAGGGCGGAACTAGTGTAGCAGGCATATTCATAAGTATCTTAATACTAATTATTGAAATAGCAATTTACGCAATTGCCCATTTATACTTAATTTAA
- a CDS encoding PadR family transcriptional regulator, with amino-acid sequence MSSLLDSLTIELRRGTLTLAVLSQLRTPQYGYSLVQLLEGSGIVIDQSTLYPLLRRLEKQELVTSSWDTSESRPRKYYVLSEYGLEIFSQLKKEWMKNSEELYRLLKGEEEDELR; translated from the coding sequence ATGAGCAGTTTATTGGATTCACTGACAATCGAGTTGAGAAGGGGAACGTTAACATTGGCGGTTTTAAGCCAGTTACGCACACCGCAGTATGGTTATTCGCTCGTTCAATTACTTGAAGGCTCGGGAATTGTCATTGATCAAAGCACCTTGTACCCACTTCTTCGCAGGTTAGAGAAGCAGGAATTGGTGACGAGCAGCTGGGATACGTCAGAAAGCCGGCCGCGTAAGTATTATGTTTTGAGCGAGTATGGACTTGAGATCTTTTCGCAGTTGAAAAAGGAATGGATGAAGAACTCGGAGGAGCTTTACCGATTATTAAAGGGGGAGGAAGAGGATGAATTACGTTGA
- a CDS encoding HAAS signaling domain-containing protein gives MNYVEIYIQEVTRRLPEKSREDIALELRSTIEDSLPEDYSEEDVKRVLENLGSPAALASGYRDRPMYLIGPRYFDVYVTLLKMILPIAFIISFISVIAQYFIGLQGNETILNEVIDLIGVGIARVLDVGMQTFFWVTIVFAVMERTDTGKDRNPLSASMKKWTPDDLKNIPIAPLKKAITRREVFSSLMWTASWATFYFYADHLVGIYRGGGGELEFVTPAFQQDVLLNYWPLIVLMVGLEVAFALYKLIQGRWTGNMAKLNIVIQVSATIVLVVILTNPNIFNENFLSYMADAFNVTTGQFGTGLTSGAILIFIFGAAYNVYDGFRKIKAP, from the coding sequence ATGAATTACGTTGAGATTTATATTCAGGAAGTAACCCGGAGGCTGCCTGAGAAAAGCCGTGAGGATATCGCATTGGAATTGAGGTCTACAATCGAGGATTCCCTGCCTGAAGATTATAGCGAAGAGGATGTAAAGAGGGTTCTAGAAAATTTGGGAAGTCCGGCCGCCTTGGCAAGCGGTTACCGTGATCGGCCGATGTACCTGATTGGTCCGCGCTATTTCGATGTCTATGTTACACTGCTGAAAATGATTTTGCCTATAGCGTTTATCATTTCATTTATCTCTGTGATTGCCCAATATTTCATCGGGCTGCAAGGGAATGAAACCATCTTGAATGAGGTTATCGATCTTATCGGTGTTGGGATTGCCAGAGTTCTTGATGTAGGAATGCAAACCTTTTTCTGGGTAACCATTGTGTTTGCGGTTATGGAAAGAACCGATACAGGAAAAGACAGGAACCCATTGTCAGCAAGCATGAAGAAATGGACCCCTGACGATTTGAAGAATATACCTATAGCTCCCCTGAAAAAAGCCATTACCCGCAGGGAGGTTTTCTCGTCATTGATGTGGACGGCGAGCTGGGCAACCTTTTATTTTTATGCTGACCACCTTGTCGGAATTTATAGAGGAGGCGGAGGAGAGCTTGAATTCGTGACGCCTGCCTTTCAACAGGATGTTTTGCTTAACTATTGGCCTTTGATTGTCTTGATGGTTGGACTTGAAGTCGCATTTGCCCTTTATAAGTTGATTCAAGGAAGATGGACGGGGAACATGGCAAAATTAAATATTGTCATCCAGGTGAGTGCAACCATCGTTTTGGTCGTCATTCTCACAAATCCGAACATCTTTAATGAGAATTTCCTATCTTACATGGCGGATGCCTTTAACGTAACAACTGGGCAGTTCGGAACAGGATTGACTTCAGGAGCGATTCTAATTTTCATCTTTGGCGCCGCTTATAACGTATACGATGGTTTTCGCAAAATAAAAGCCCCTTGA
- a CDS encoding acetolactate synthase large subunit produces the protein MKAADVLVKCLEIEGVEYIFGMVGKEILGLMDSLSQSEKIQYVAVRHEQGAAFMADVYGRLAGKPGVCLSTLGPGALNLLTGVASAQLDHSPLVALIGQADLKRHHPESHQYIDIPKIIEPVTKNTSQIVDPETLPSAIRKSFRLAAMEKPGSAAVILPENILSKPIKAQPLEVTPLPETVPSEEALNAAIQLVQTSEKPFILTGNGVVRQDAAAELRKLTDMLQSPIAHSMKAKGIVETGHPQNYFTFGFSEKDVVLPGIEEADLLICIGLDFVEKLPSHWNKLKLPVLHIDSLPAETNEYYPVVTELAGNIKKTLRLLNDSGLPRKSWEPPGNLQWKIEEEYQINQFPSTSEPMKIEHVLHIIQELAPDDTILISDVGDHKVSIARTYQPKMPNRVIISNGLATMGIAIPGCIGAKLASPDSTVIAITGDGGALMNFAEVETAARLGLSFLIIVINDSMLKLEVKQMEKKFGESYGTSFQNPDFAKLAESFGIRGLRVATVDEFENALKDFLSDSVGITLIELGK, from the coding sequence ATGAAAGCAGCGGATGTTTTGGTTAAGTGTCTTGAAATCGAGGGTGTTGAGTACATATTCGGTATGGTCGGAAAAGAGATTCTGGGTCTGATGGATTCTTTGTCCCAATCGGAGAAAATTCAATATGTGGCTGTCAGACATGAACAAGGGGCCGCTTTTATGGCAGATGTGTATGGAAGGCTGGCGGGGAAACCAGGGGTCTGTTTATCAACACTTGGGCCGGGGGCGTTGAATCTGCTTACAGGGGTGGCGAGCGCACAACTGGACCATTCTCCGCTTGTCGCCCTGATTGGCCAGGCCGATCTCAAGCGCCATCACCCCGAATCGCATCAATACATTGATATTCCTAAGATTATTGAGCCTGTCACGAAGAACACCTCCCAAATCGTCGACCCGGAAACACTTCCTTCCGCCATTCGCAAATCATTCAGACTGGCAGCAATGGAAAAGCCAGGTTCAGCGGCAGTAATTTTGCCGGAAAACATTCTATCCAAACCGATTAAGGCACAGCCACTGGAAGTCACCCCATTACCCGAGACCGTGCCTTCCGAAGAGGCCCTTAACGCAGCCATCCAACTAGTCCAAACCAGTGAAAAGCCATTTATTCTCACAGGGAACGGAGTCGTACGGCAGGATGCGGCAGCGGAGTTAAGGAAGCTGACAGACATGCTTCAGTCCCCTATTGCCCACAGCATGAAGGCAAAAGGAATAGTAGAGACCGGCCATCCGCAAAATTACTTTACCTTCGGCTTCAGCGAAAAGGATGTGGTTCTGCCAGGCATCGAGGAGGCGGATCTGCTCATCTGCATTGGACTGGATTTCGTGGAAAAGCTGCCCAGCCACTGGAACAAACTTAAGCTTCCTGTCCTGCACATTGATTCATTGCCAGCCGAAACAAATGAATATTACCCAGTTGTCACTGAACTGGCCGGGAACATAAAAAAGACGCTTAGATTGCTTAACGATTCAGGATTGCCCAGGAAATCATGGGAGCCACCAGGGAATTTACAATGGAAAATCGAAGAAGAATATCAGATCAATCAATTTCCATCAACAAGTGAGCCGATGAAAATCGAACATGTCCTCCATATAATTCAAGAACTTGCTCCTGACGATACAATTTTGATTTCCGATGTTGGCGACCATAAGGTTTCCATCGCGCGAACCTATCAGCCTAAGATGCCTAATCGGGTCATCATCTCCAACGGGTTGGCGACGATGGGAATCGCCATCCCAGGCTGTATCGGCGCCAAGCTCGCCAGCCCGGATTCCACCGTCATCGCAATAACCGGGGACGGCGGCGCTTTGATGAATTTTGCAGAAGTCGAAACAGCAGCCCGGCTCGGATTATCGTTTTTAATTATCGTCATCAATGACTCCATGTTAAAACTTGAAGTCAAGCAAATGGAAAAGAAGTTCGGCGAATCCTATGGCACATCGTTTCAGAACCCCGATTTTGCCAAATTGGCAGAAAGCTTTGGGATTCGTGGTTTGCGTGTCGCTACAGTGGACGAATTTGAAAATGCATTGAAGGATTTTCTTTCGGATTCTGTTGGAATTACTTTGATTGAACTTGGCAAGTGA
- a CDS encoding DUF2935 domain-containing protein, producing MLVLPETFAAKPESLTEQMFIERSITENRFWLRIMKEHALFLGEGFSRNDTQLIQQVDRFHTYFEQQEQKAYQIGYNVTQVRRMNEESIELVQGFRNFKRNLLILIINCKVHGFNFPLLVDHVAREAEYFMRTLQKFNQGILDPIQDAIISENVFWLKIMMEHSRFIASLLDQSERNLVRAALKFGDDFEVLLNQARDVETMLYQKQPTYPIIGRMNKESETATAELRNFKKTGLELIKSCQIRNVINPLLADHVVREAEHFLYMIHILEERLKTKQMNEQRY from the coding sequence ATGCTTGTATTGCCCGAGACATTTGCCGCGAAACCCGAGTCGCTTACAGAGCAAATGTTTATTGAACGTTCGATTACTGAAAATAGATTCTGGCTGCGGATCATGAAGGAACATGCATTGTTTCTTGGCGAGGGATTCAGCCGGAATGATACGCAGCTTATCCAGCAGGTCGACAGATTCCATACTTATTTTGAGCAGCAGGAACAAAAAGCCTATCAGATAGGCTACAATGTAACACAAGTAAGGCGAATGAATGAGGAAAGCATAGAGCTGGTACAGGGATTCCGGAATTTCAAGCGGAATTTACTAATCCTGATTATTAATTGCAAAGTGCATGGCTTTAACTTTCCGCTTCTTGTCGACCATGTTGCTCGGGAAGCGGAGTATTTTATGAGGACCTTGCAAAAATTTAACCAGGGAATCCTCGACCCGATCCAAGACGCCATCATAAGTGAAAATGTGTTTTGGCTGAAGATTATGATGGAACATTCCCGCTTTATCGCGTCGCTGCTCGACCAATCCGAGCGGAATCTAGTGAGGGCCGCCCTTAAGTTCGGCGATGATTTTGAAGTGCTTTTGAACCAGGCTAGGGATGTCGAAACGATGCTGTACCAAAAGCAGCCGACATACCCGATCATTGGCAGGATGAATAAAGAGAGTGAAACTGCTACAGCGGAATTGCGGAACTTTAAGAAAACGGGGCTCGAACTGATCAAATCGTGCCAAATCCGCAACGTCATCAATCCATTATTGGCGGATCATGTTGTAAGGGAAGCGGAGCATTTCCTTTATATGATTCACATTTTGGAAGAGAGATTAAAAACGAAACAGATGAACGAACAGCGTTATTGA
- a CDS encoding PH domain-containing protein, which yields MTFYSKMDTKYKKFLVFLVVIVGLSCFFPFPFTNIEFDWIAFGILGGLFIILSGMMIWSHTSIRYEFKEDHLYIHGGIFRFDIPYNKITSLTRTNDYLTGMRVMSSSKGLAIYNSHSPFGEIKISPDPEEEFIQTLKKHAPQVQIRL from the coding sequence ATGACTTTCTATTCGAAAATGGACACAAAATATAAAAAATTCCTTGTGTTTCTTGTCGTTATTGTAGGACTTTCCTGCTTCTTCCCTTTCCCTTTTACAAATATAGAATTTGATTGGATTGCTTTCGGAATTCTTGGCGGTCTTTTTATTATTCTCTCCGGAATGATGATTTGGTCGCACACGTCGATCCGCTATGAATTTAAGGAAGATCACCTGTATATTCACGGCGGAATTTTCCGTTTTGACATTCCTTATAATAAAATCACATCACTTACAAGGACAAATGACTATTTAACCGGGATGCGAGTCATGTCATCCTCCAAGGGGCTCGCCATCTATAACTCGCACTCCCCGTTTGGAGAAATAAAAATCTCCCCCGATCCGGAGGAGGAGTTCATTCAGACGCTTAAAAAACACGCACCTCAAGTGCAAATCAGGCTGTGA